A stretch of Shewanella dokdonensis DNA encodes these proteins:
- a CDS encoding class II glutamine amidotransferase produces the protein MCELLAMSANVPTDIVFSFTGLAERGGVTGPHVDGWGITFYEGKGSRTFKDAAPSSRSQVARLIKSYPIKSEVVVSHIRQANRGKVSLENTHPFTRELWGRYWTYAHNGQLTGYQQKFVTHRYQSVGETDSEMAFCWLLESLVAKFGEREPANMQPVFHYIAVLAEQIRQLGIFNMILSDGRYLMSFCSNNLCYITRRAPFGKAKLIDTDVVIDFHQETTPNDVVTVVATRPLTDNEQWQLLQPGEWKLFCLGELLLSGRASELDLL, from the coding sequence ATGTGTGAACTACTGGCGATGAGTGCCAATGTCCCTACCGATATCGTGTTCAGTTTTACTGGACTGGCAGAACGAGGTGGTGTTACCGGGCCGCATGTTGATGGCTGGGGAATTACTTTTTACGAAGGTAAGGGCAGCCGAACCTTTAAAGATGCAGCGCCCAGCAGTCGCTCTCAGGTGGCAAGATTAATTAAGTCATATCCCATCAAGAGTGAAGTGGTCGTCAGCCATATTCGTCAGGCGAATCGCGGCAAAGTGTCGCTGGAAAATACGCATCCGTTTACGCGCGAGTTATGGGGGCGTTACTGGACTTATGCTCATAACGGGCAGTTGACGGGATACCAGCAAAAATTTGTCACCCATCGCTATCAGAGTGTCGGTGAAACTGATAGTGAAATGGCGTTTTGCTGGTTGTTGGAATCGTTAGTCGCCAAATTCGGTGAACGTGAACCGGCGAACATGCAGCCCGTATTTCATTATATTGCGGTACTGGCAGAACAGATCCGCCAGCTTGGGATCTTCAACATGATCCTGAGTGATGGACGTTACCTGATGAGTTTTTGCAGTAATAACTTGTGCTATATCACCCGAAGAGCACCTTTTGGTAAGGCCAAACTTATTGATACCGATGTGGTAATCGATTTTCATCAGGAAACCACACCCAATGATGTGGTGACTGTGGTGGCAACCCGGCCGCTGACAGATAACGAGCAATGGCAACTGCTGCAACCGGGAGAATGGAAACTATTCTGCCTGGGCGAGTTGCTCCTGTCCGGTCGCGCCAGTGAACTGGACTTGCTTTAA